GCGCCGACCTGCAGCCGAGTATACACCTCTCGCGTGTCCGCCTGGATATACAGCGTCCCGATCCTCTCCCGATCAAGGACGATCTGGTGAAATACGACGAAGCGACCACGCTCTAATCGACTGCCGTCCGCCCCCGGTCCGACCGGAATCGCGTCGTTCTCTTGATGCTGCGGGCGGTACGCGGTAAAGATGGACCCCGATTTTGTGTAGATGGCCGCCGACAGAATCCGCGAGTCCTGCCGCAATGCGGAAAGTGTCTCGTTTGCTGCCTTCGGATCATTGAACGCCAGAGCGGCTGCGCTATTCGCGCCGATGACGTCGGCCAGACTCATCAGTTCACGGGTCGTGACCGAGCGGTAGACCACCAGCCCATAGATGACAAGGGTGATGCCGGTCAGCGAGAGCGCGACACTCGTGGTGAGCATCGTGATGCGCCTCAGTTTCTTTTGAATCGGGACGTCCCGGAACAGACTCATATCATCGTTCCTCCGGCACGATCCGCGCCAACCTGAGCAGATGCGAGCTGATCTGCAGGTTCGCCCTCTCAGCAGTACCTACATTGATTTCAAACTGAATCTTGTCCTCAACGGTGATGAGTGTAATCATCCCACCGCGCCGCGCAAACCCGCTGATATCGCTGACCGTTAATGTGCTGGTCCCTTTGAGCCGCTCCAGAATCGCCGCCAGGCGGCTTTCCATGGTAGGGCTGATATACAGGATATGGCAGAACTCTAACTCCTCCGGCGTCTTAAACCGTTTGACTGCTACCCGGCGGCCCTTCGTCTCTTTGCCCTCGATCGATTGGACCGCACTGACCATGGGACCGCCGTCGACCACTCCAATACAGATCGTGTATTGGTTATTATGGAAGGCCTGCGGCGGCCACTCGACGAACTTGGAGAACTGATAGAGAACTGCGGCCTTGACCTGATATTCCAGGGACGGCGACTGCGCATAGGCGCTATGAGAATAGAGCCCGTCTACGCCACCTGTCATCGACAGCAGGCAGACCACAATCACGCATATATGAACACGCCGCCCGATCAACGGTCAGAACCGCCAGGAGGCCTGCACGTAGGCGCTGCGCTGCACCTCCAGAGGCTTGACAGGCACGCCGAAGATGCTGCCCCACTCCGGGTGGCGATTATCCAGGAGGTTCTGACCGACCAGACTCAGATCGAATGCCGGAGTCGGCCGCCACCCCAGACGAAGATCGAGCCGCACATAACTCGGGACCGAGGGGACCAGATTCGGCAATCGATCAACAAAGAAGGCCGCCGCATCCAACTGGAGGTGCCAGGGCAGGTCCAGAAGGGAGCGTACCTGCACCTGATGACGAGGCGAACGTCGTTCGTCGGCTATCGGTTCGACGCTGGTCCGATCTGGGTGAAGCTCGATTTTCAGATAGGAGTAGTTGAGGTGCAGTCGCCAGACGCTTAACGGCTGCCACGTGCTGGCGATCTCCACACCATACGTGTTTCCGGACATCCGATTATCGAATCGAAATGGCAGTACGATGTACGGGGGGCTCGCGCCCAGAGCGGGAATGGGCGTCCCCGGTTCGGCCGTCCTCAGGTTGTCATAGATCGTATAGAAGCCGGCCAGATCGACCGAGAGCCATTCGACCGGCTGCACGCGATACCCCAGCTCAAACGCCAGCAACTCCTCAGAGGTAAAGTCGGAATTGCCAGAGGTTTGGACGAGCATTGTCGCGTCAATCGGTCCGACGGAGCCAGGAAACGCGGCTGTGTTGTTTCGAACATCCCGCTCGAATCTGGCGGGCGTCCTAACCGCCCGCGAGACGGCCGCCCATACCCGATTCCAGGTATTCGGCGAGTAGACCAGTCGAGCGTTCGGCTGTACCTCGAAGCCGGAGTACGAGTTATGCTCAAACTTTGACCCGAGGGTCAGCGTCAGTCGATCGGGCATCAAGGTGACCTGGTCCTGAATAAAGCCGCTCACCAGATGATCGGTCCTGCGGCGGGGCGTGAAGGCCAACGAGGGGCTATCTATGTCATCCAGGTCATCGATCGTCACACGTGTTCCCACGCCCCACATGAGATCATGGCGCGTCCCGACAGGAAAGCGGTATTGAAACTCAAGGTCGACCGTATCCCTCGTCTCGCCAAACAGGAGTTCATCCCGATGAGTCCTGTCGTAGTAAAACTGGAGGCTGGTCTCTCTCCGATCGGCCGTCCGATGTCTCCAGCGTGTGAGGAGATTGCCCCCCGCAAAGTCGTCCCGGCTGTCGAGGGCGGCTGAGAACGGGGGGAGGAGCGAGGGCACCGTCAGCGTCTGGCCGAAGTCGCCCTTGTACAGATCACCCTGGACCGTCACCGTATCACGGGTGGACGGCTCCCAGTCGAGTCGGAAGCCCCCGCGGTATGTTCGCCAATCATCGATCCCCTCACGGCCGGTAGCGCTGACCAGGTTATCGCGATTTGCATACTTGAAGTAGCCACGATAGAAGAGATTCTCTCCGACCCGTCCCCCGTAGCGCGTCCCCACGAATCCGCGCTCCTCGCTCCCTCCTCCGACCTCGATGTAGCCTCCCTGGGTCGCCTTCGCCTGTTTGGTAATGACGTTGATCACGCCATTGACCGCGTTCGCGCCCCAGAGGGTCCCGCCGGGACCGCGGACGACCTCGATCCGGTCGATATCCTCGAGGAGGGTGTCCTGCGCGTCCCAGAAAACCCCGGCAAACAGCGGCGTGTAGACGCTCCGTCCATCGATGAGGACTAGGAGCTTGTTTGAAAAAGTCGCATTAAAGCCGCGCGCCGAGATCGCCCATCGATTTGCGCCGAACTGGGCTACCTCGACGCCGGGCGCCAGACGCAGCGCCTCCGGGATACTCTTCATACCCGCGCGGCGGATATCCTCTCCGGTGATGACAAAGACAGCCGCAGCGCTGTCCCACAGCGGCTCCTCCTTCTTGGAGGCCGATGTAATCTCGATGGTCATCAACTGTTCGAGCGTCAGTTCCGTGAGATCCGGCGGGTGATTGATGGCCGCGCCGACGGTGGGAGCCCACTTGATGATCAGGAACGTCGTCAGCGCCAGAGTCCAGGCGGCGCCGACCATACGCTGAATCCATGGACCGATCCAACGCCTGGCTCGCTCCTGCGGTATTCGTCTATACCCGGTCATGCGCACCTCCAATAGCCGCGACAGCGTCTCATTGTGAGATCGGCCTCAGCGCCCTCCTTCGATCAATATTCTGCACAATCCGGAGTGCGGGAGCAATCGGTATGCTCTTCTCTGTGCCGTCACCATTAACAAGGAGAAATAAGACAATAGGGTGTTCATACCTACGATGTCAAATATTTTCTAATTGTCTTATACGGTCCACAATCGTGGCTTGATCTGCAATATTGACATGGTCGGCGCACAGGATGCGATGCCTGGACGGTCGGCGCGCTACGTCAGAATGAGGCGGATTCGGATAGCTTGTCGGCAGGCGGATTGGCTGTTGCGGGCGGCGCTCAGGTCAGCGGCGCGTCTCGTTCTGATGCGTCACGGTAATCATCGTGTGGATGCCGCCGCGGACGTAGAAGTCGGCGACGAGCTTCATGAAGCGAGGGCGGCAGGCCTTGACGAGGTCGTCCATGATCCGGTTTGTGACGGCCTCGTGAAAGTGACCTTCATTTCGGAAGGACCAGAGGTAGAGCTTCAGCGACTTCAACTCAATGCACAATCGGTCCGGGACATAGCTGAGCGTCAGGGTTGCGAAATCGGGCTGGCCGGTCTTCGGGCAGAGACAGGTAAACTCGGGGCAGGTCATCTGAATCTCGTAATCGCGCCCCGGTTCAGGATTGGGAAACGTCTCAAGCGCTTTCGACGGTTGCGTGGGCATGGTTGTTACCCGCAATTATAGAAAGATCCTGCGCCGTAGCAAGGTATTTTGTCGGTCCTCATGCGCCGCACCTCGCACCTTACCCCCAAATCTCCCCAACCCCCCTTTGATAAAGGGGGGCGAGGGGGGATTTACTCTATTCGGAAACGCTGGGGGAGGAGATGCTCGTTCTTGCATTGCGGGCACCGCGACGGATCGCTGAACCTTGCGCGCCCTTTGAAGCGATAGCCACAATGATCACAGGTCGGGGGATAGATGACTAGACGGGATGGTGGCGCTACAGAGCGGGTGATATGTTCGAGGTCATCGATGATAATTTTCCTGGGCACCACAAAGTTTCTCGCCAACTCATCCAGCGTCCACTCGCCGTCTCGAAGCATTGCCATGATCTCCTGCCGCCGCGTCATTTCCATCGCACGCACTCCCCAAGGACAGGGTATAGGGTATGGGGTAAAGGATTGAACCTTGAACCTTGCACGTTGCACTACCTATCTTCGGATGGCGTCCGCCCATTGCCGACCTTTGAAAACCCGGGCGCCGGCTTCGGCCGCCGCCACGCCCACAGACGAAACTCGTACAACCTCGAAATCGCTCTGAGGCCGCGGAGATCGTCGAAGTAGGAGTAGATGACCGGTGTCACCAGCAGCGTGATCACGAGGCACAGCGTCTGTCCGCCGACGACCGCCGTGGCGAGTGACGCCCTGGTAGCGGCACCGTCGCCTTTGCCTAAGGCGACCGGCAACATCCCCGCAATGATGGCAAGCGTCGTCATCAGAATCGGCCGAAACCGCGCCCGGTCGGCCTCCAGTTGCGCCTCGTAGCGCGGCATTCCTCTCCCCCGCAGCACATTCGTAAAATCGACCTGGAGGATCGCATTCTTTTTGACCACCCCCATAAGGAGGAACAGCCCCATAACGGCGTAGATATTCAGCGTCTGGCCCGCGGCCAGGAGACTGACGAGACCGAAGGGAATCGACAGGAACATCGAGACCATAATGGTGATCGGATGGATGAAACTCTCGAATTGCGCTGCGAGAACCATGTAGATGAACACAATAGAGAGGACAAAGGCAATAGCAAAGTTGTAGAACGCCTCGGCCATCAACTTGCCGCGGCCAAGATATGCGGTCGAATAGCCGGCAGGCATCCCGATCGCGTTGACAGCCGCATCCGCCTGGGAGGTCGCCTCCCCGAGAGCCATCTGATAGAGATTCGCCTGAACCGTGATCTGTCGCTCTTGAGCATAGCGGTCGATCTGGGCCGGCGCCCGCCCCGCATTGAGCGTCACAATATTGTTCAGCTTGACCAGCCGGCCGGCGGCAGTCGGTACCGTCAGATCCGAAATGACAGAGGCGTCTTTCCGATAGTCGTCCTTCAGCCGCAGACGGACGTCATACTGCTCACCGCCTTCCCGGTAGAAACCGACCTTTTCCCCGCCTACCATTGTTCGGAGCGTCAGCGCGATATCCTCCGCCCTGATCCCAAGATCCGACGCCTTCTGCCGGTCGATGCGGACCTGGACCTCTGGCCGTCGCTGGGCCTGGCCCGTATCCACATCCACAAATCCAGGGATCGCCGTCAGGCGCTTGATAAGGAGTTGCGCGTAGTGATCGAGCTGTTGCAGGTCCGGGCCGCGCAACACGAGGTTAAACGGCGTCTGCTTGAAACCGCCGCCCGAGATCAGGTTAATCTGCTGTACGCTGATTCTCAGGTCCGGGTAGCTGGCAAACATTCGGCGGACCTCCTGCATGATCGTCTGCTGCGACCGTGTCCGCTGTCGCAGGTGGGTAATTCCCACATAAATCGAGGCATCGGTGATATTCGCCCGATCCTTCCCTCGTACGCCGATGGTGGTGAACAGATGCTCTACCTCTGGAATAGTCCCCAGATCCGCCTCCAGCCGACGGAGGATGGCGTCACTCCGGTCGAGCGAGGAGCCCGGCGGCGTCTCCACAGTTACCTCGAATTCGCTCATGTCGTCGTCGACGACGAAATCGGGCTTCATCTGTCTGCCGATCAGGACGGTTGAGAATAAGAGCGCGCCGGCCAGCAGCAAGACCGCCGCCCGGTGGTTCAGACACCAGACGAGCAGCCAATCGTAGTAGCGCTCCAGCACGGCATAGAGGTGCGTCACCTTCGATCCCTGATCGCGTTGTGGATGTCCGGTACGGCTGTCGCCCGTCTCTTCCGGCGGTTCGATGACACTCACCGCAGACTGAAGCATCCGGGCCGACAGCATCGGCGTGAGGGTAAACGCCACCAGCAGCGAGACCAGGATGGCAAAGGTGGCCGTCAGTCCAAAACTGTTCCAAAATCGCCCTACGAGCCCACCCATGAACGCCACAGGCAGGAAGATCACCACCAGCGAGAGGGTCGTGGCCATGACCGCCAGAACGATCTCCTTCGCGCCGGTCACTGCCGCCTCCATGGGCGGACGCCGTTCCTCTTCCATATGGCGGAAAATGTTCTCCAGCACGATGATAGCGTCATCGATCACGATCCCGGTGGACAGGGACAGGCCCAGCATCGTGAGATTGTTCAGGGTAAATCCGGCGATCCGCATGATGGTAAAGGTGGCAATGATCGAGGCGGGAATCGAGATGGCGGCGATAAACGCCGGCCGCAGGCGCGGGACGAAGACAAAGAGGACCAGGGTGACGGCGATCGACCCGACCACAACCGTCAGCAACAGATCGGGATCGCCGTAAAAGAACGCCGCGGCCAGTACGGCCAACAGCCCGCCCAAGGCGGCCTGTTCCCGCCGCGCCAGACGCCCGATGAAAAAGGCCACGATCAGGCTCGCCAGCAGCCCGCCCAACAGCAGGTGCTCCTCGACCTCTGCAATCGAACGCTTGATGAACCGCGACGTATCACGCACCACCTGGAACGTGACATCCGGCGGGAGCGTCTGTGTAATCTCGTGCAGCTTGGCCTTGACCCGCTCAACCACAGCCACCGTATTGGTTCCGGACTGCTTCTGAATCAGGAGGGAGACGGCGTTTTGGCCGTCGAGTCGAGACAGGGTTCTGGGCTCCTCTTCGCCGTCCAACGCAGCGCCGATGTCCTGAATCCGGACGGGGGCGCCCTTGTAATCGGCCACGATCAGGTCGCTGAAGTCGGCGGGCCGCTCGATTCGACCCAGCGTTCGGAGTCCCTGCTCCCGCGTTTGCCAGGTAATGTTGCCTCCGGGGACCTCGACGTTCTGGCGCTGAACCGCTGCCTTGATCTGTTGAATTGACAGGTTGTAGGCCTCCAGACGATTGGGATCCGCAACAACTTGAATCTCCCGCTTCCGGTCGCCGACAAGGGTCACCGCCCCAATATCCTTCACGGATTCAAGTTGCCGCTTGATCCGCTTGTCGGCCAGCTCGGTAATTTCTCGAGCGGAGCGCTTGCCGGAGACCACAATCGCCATGATCGGGGAAGAGTCGGGATCGAACTTCTCGATGGCCGGCGCTTCCGTGCCCTGTGGGAACAAGGAGACGACCGTTCCTACCTTCTCCCGGACATCGTTAGCGGCCTCATCGATCTTCCGCTCCAGGACAAACGTCACAAAGATCTGGGACTGCCCCTCGATGGTGGTCGAGCGCAACTCGTCGATCCCATTGATCGTATTGACAGCCTCCTCGATCCGCTTGGTAATGTTGCTCTCGATCTCCTCGGGACTCGCGCCTTCCAGTCTTGTCGTGATCGTGATGGTAGGCATATCAACCTTCGGAAACACATCGAGCCCCAACTCTCGAAACGATGCCAGTCCCATGACGACGAGAGAGACGATCAGCATCGTGGCGAAAACAGGCCGTCGAACGCAGATATCAATCAGTGACATGGCTTACCGTTCAAGGTTCAAGGTTCAAAAGTTCAATGTGCAAAGTTCAATGTGCAAAGTTCAATGTTCAAGGTTCGAGGTTCAAGGTTCGAGGTTCAATGTTCAAGGTTCGAGGTTCAAGGTTCGAGGTTCAAGGTTCGAGGTTCAAGGGTTGGGGGGCGAGTCGTCTGGCGTTGCGTTTACCTGGACGGGGGCGCCGTTGGACAGTTGACTGAGACGCGACGTGGCCACTTGCTCCCCCGGCTTCAACCCCTCAACGATCTCAACCAGTCCATCCTGGCGCTCGCCGACCGTGATCTGTCGTTCCTCGACGATGCCGTCCTTTACCACGAACGCCTTCGTGATCCCCACAAAGTAGTAGACCGCTTCTTCCGGGACAAATGGAACCCCGTGATCCACCCGGATTTGCAGCCGCGCCTTGCCGAAGGAGCCCGGCTTCAGCAGCCCTTCACGATTGGGCACCCTGGCCTCGATCGGAAATGTCCGCGTGTCGGTAAAGACGGCCGGACCGACCCGCTGTACTGATCCCCTGAACTCGCGGCCAGGATAGGCCTCGACCTGCACCTTCACCTCCTGCCCGGCCCGGATCTGTCCCTGGAACCGCTCCGGCACGGACGCCTTCAGCTTCAAGGGATTATCGCGGATGAGGGTCAGCAGTTTGGTGTTTTGCATGCTGCCGCCGGCGATATATTGGCCGACGGACACATCCCGTTGTTTGATGGAACCATCGATGGGCGCCAGGATCACCGTGTACTGGAGGTTCCGACGAGCGAGCTCTAACGCCGCCGCCTGCTCCCGGAGCTGATCCCGAAGCGCCCGTACCTGGTCCAGGGCATTATCAAGCGCTGCCTTCAAGGCATCGCGTTTCGCCATCGCCGTATCAACGTCGTTGCGCGACACGGCCCCTTCCTTGTATAGGCCCTGCATCCGCTCATACCATAAGGCGGCGTCATCATAGTTGGCCTTGGCCTGGCGGACCATCGACTGACGATCATCGGACAGTATTTCTCCGCCGTTCAGCGCCCCCAGCCGTGTCCGCGTCTGCTGCAGGATGGCCTCAGCCTTCTGAACCTGCAACTGAAAGTCGGCCTGATTAATCTGGAGCAGCGGCTGCCCAACCTTCACTCGGTCCCCCAGATCGACCATGATCTTCCCCAGATATCCCGAGACCTGAGCGTACACGACAACCTCTTCGTCCGCTTCGAGGGTCCCGACCGCTTCCACACGCCGCTGGAGATCTCGAGCCTCGACAGGGCTTACGGTGATCGCGATGCTCTGATCTTTCGCCGTAGGCGCGCTGTTCGCGGCCTGCTCCCGCGAACACCCCAGGAGGGCCAGCAGCAGAAGCAGCGAAATCCCGGATAGTCGGGACAGGACGCAGCGCTTCATCGCTCAATCCCCTTTAGAAAGATCGAGACAAACTGCTCGACCACCTCTTCCGGTGAAGAACGGGCGGGTCGCTTGACCCCGAACAGTTCATGGATCAACAGGTAATGCACGATCATCCCGATAAACCCTCGCGCGGCAACCAGCGGATTCATCGATCGAAATCGCCCCTCCTTGATCCCTTTACGAATGTAGTTGCCCAGAAACTCATGCAGCCGCTTCACGCGAGACTCGAAGAAGATGTCGGACAGCTCGTGCCCTTCGAGGGCGCTGAACAGCAGCAGCCGCATGAGGCTCGGGTCGGATTCGGTCTGCTCAATCATCTTCAGCCCTACCGCTCGAAGCACGCCGGCATCATCTCTTGTTCGCGCCACGATCGCCGCGCTTGCCAGCAACTCCTCCGTTGCGGACTTTGTCTCGATAATCGCGAAGTACAGCTCGCGCTTCGTGGCAAAGTGCCTGAAGACCATCGCCTCGCTGATGCCGGCGGCCGCTGCAATCTCGCGCGTCCTGGTCCCCCTGAACCCCTTTCGCGAGAACAAATCCACCGCCGCCTCGACAATCTGCCGCCGCCGCTCTTCGGCGCTCAGACGTGCTTTCATACTTTCCCCTCTGACACTATCCTTACCCTCTGAAACCCCCTCCGTCCCCCCTTTATAAAAGGGGGGTGCTGGGGGATTTGGGATGGGGAGATTTCGGTCACGCCAGGTCCCTGCCATAACATTAAAACAAGTAAGCACTTACATACTTACGCGAACCAATAGAAATGTCAACTCTTTTGCGAGAGACTGAACGCTGAATCACGAGAGGAGGCAGACCGGTTACCACGCGCACCATCAACAGCGGAACGACGCGCGCGTAACGGGGGGCTATTGCAGACTGGCGCGGTCGTCCCCTACTCGGTCACCTTCAAGACCTGGTCGTGCTGGCGGACACGCTCGCGGACCTTGATCCCGATCAACTGGCCAGACTCCGCTCGCTGGAGGGACTGGTGTTCGAGCTGGATCGAGTCCACCCGCTGGGTCAGTTCGGTCGTGTGACCCTTGATATGAATGGTATCCCCCACCGTTAACTGGCCTTCGGTGATCTCGATGGCGGCGACCCCCACCTTCGCGAAATAGTCTTTGACGTAACCTATACGTACCTCGGCCATGGTCTTTCCTCCTTGCTATTGCACAACACAGCGTGACCCTCGCTCTGATCCCCTATTTCAGTTGCGGAGAATGTTTACCTGTATAGAGCCGCTATAGAGCCGCACGCGGCCGCGGAGACTGTTTTATCATATCGCGGCACATACGGAGAGTCAAACGCCCACGGGCCGGGACCGCTGATATTCGTCATCGCGCAAGACGTCGTGTCAAAAGCCTAACGAAATTGCTTGACCCAGCATCCTGGAGAGCGTAATTTCATGCGAAATGGAGTAGATGAATGAACACCCGCGTAACGCCCTCACCGAAGCAATGACGTTACGAGGCAATGGTCGTACTCTACTGCACTTTTGGACGGTAAGGAGGGGAACAACAGATTTATGAAGATTGAGAGGCCTGCGCCGCAAACGATCGCTTACTTCTCCATGGAGGTCGCCCTTGAAAGCCCTCTGCCCACCTACAGCGGAGGGCTTGGTGTATTGGCGGGTGATATGCTGCGCAGCGCGGCAGACATGAGACTATCCATGGTTGGTGTGACCCTGCTGCATCGAAAGGGCTACTTTCTTCAACGGCTCGATGATGAGGGACGCCAGTCCGAGGAGCCGGCAGCGTGGCCGGTAGACCAATTCCTCCAGCTTACGGATAGTACGTGCCAGGTGGAGATCGAGGGACGGCAGGTCACTGTACGCGCGTGGCAGTACCTGATCACCGGTGCGTCAGGCGCCGTCGTCCCAGTGTTCCTGTTGGATACTGATCTGCCCTCTAACGATCCGTATGATCGCACGCTGACCGACTACTTGTACGGCGGCGACCAGCGGTATCGCCTGTGCCAGGAGGTCATTCTCGGGGTGGGCGGCGTGCGCGTGCTGCGGGCGATGGGGTACACCCGGGTCTTCAGGTTCCATATGAACGAAGGTCATGCGGCTCTCCTCGCGCTGGAGTTGTTTGCCGAGGAGTTCAAGCAGATGCCGCAGCGACGCGAGGATGCCGTTGATGCGGTGAAGCGCCTCTGCGTCTTCACCACTCATACGCCGCTTCCCGCCGGCCACGATCAGTTTTCCCTCGATCTGACCGAACACGTCTTAAGCGGGAACCAGTGGGAAGCGTTACAAGCCCTCGGCTGTTGCAACGGCTCGCTCAACATGACACGTGTGGGACTCCGTTTAAGCAATTACGTGAACGGGGTGACCAAACGGCACAGTGAGGTGTCACGCACCTTATTTCCGGATCTCGCCATCGGCTCCATCACCAACGGCGTACATTCCGCCACCTGGGCCGCCCCGGCATTTCGCGCCCTCTATGATCGATACACCCCGGCTTGGCGAGAGGACAGCCTCCTCTTGCGGTACGCCCTTGGCATTCCCCTGGACGCCATTCGGCAGGCCCATGACGACGCCAAGCAGTTGCTGATCAAAGAGGTCAACAGAACGGCAAGCGCGCCCTTCGATCCCCATGCCTTTACCATTGGCTTCGCAAGGCGGGCGACGTCGTACAAGCGCCCGGATCTCCTTTTTTACGATTCAGAGCGGCTCAGACGCATTTCGGTCCAACACGGCCCGCTGCAGGTCATCTTTTCCGGAAAAGCCCATCCCAGGGATGAAGAAGGTAAGGCGCTCATTCAACACATATTCCGTCGGGCGAAGGAACTGGCGCCAGAGGTCAAGGTCGCCTACTTACCGAATTACGATATGGATCTGGGTCTGCTGCTCACCTCAGGCGCAGATCTATGGCTCAACACACCACAGCCGCCGTATGAAGCATCCGGCACCAGCGGGATGAAGGCGGCCCACAACGGCGTACCGAGCCTCAGCGTGCTCGACGGCTGGTGGCTGGAAGTGCCTGTGGAAGGGGTGACAGGCTGGAGTATCGGTTCCCGTGACAATGGAACGGTATTCGAGAGGCGGGACGACAGAGATGCAGAGGAACTCTACTGGAAGCTGGAGGGCACAATCCTCCCCCTCTACTACGGCGATCCCCTCAAATGGGCAGAGTTGATGCGATTCACGATCGCGCTTAACGCCTCCTTCTTCAATACCGATAGGATGATCCACGAGTACGTCACGCACGCCTACCGAGATCGATAGCCGTCAGGCTGCCTGCCGCCGGTTCCAGTTGCCCGCCCGTCACACTTGCTCTATAATGCCTGCGATGATCTCCGCTAACGAGACGAAGATGCCGGTAACCCATAATGCTCCATTGCTGCGCGACACTATGGCCCGGTCGCT
The DNA window shown above is from Candidatus Methylomirabilis lanthanidiphila and carries:
- a CDS encoding TonB-dependent outer membrane receptor for cobalamin and Fe transport, with amino-acid sequence MTGYRRIPQERARRWIGPWIQRMVGAAWTLALTTFLIIKWAPTVGAAINHPPDLTELTLEQLMTIEITSASKKEEPLWDSAAAVFVITGEDIRRAGMKSIPEALRLAPGVEVAQFGANRWAISARGFNATFSNKLLVLIDGRSVYTPLFAGVFWDAQDTLLEDIDRIEVVRGPGGTLWGANAVNGVINVITKQAKATQGGYIEVGGGSEERGFVGTRYGGRVGENLFYRGYFKYANRDNLVSATGREGIDDWRTYRGGFRLDWEPSTRDTVTVQGDLYKGDFGQTLTVPSLLPPFSAALDSRDDFAGGNLLTRWRHRTADRRETSLQFYYDRTHRDELLFGETRDTVDLEFQYRFPVGTRHDLMWGVGTRVTIDDLDDIDSPSLAFTPRRRTDHLVSGFIQDQVTLMPDRLTLTLGSKFEHNSYSGFEVQPNARLVYSPNTWNRVWAAVSRAVRTPARFERDVRNNTAAFPGSVGPIDATMLVQTSGNSDFTSEELLAFELGYRVQPVEWLSVDLAGFYTIYDNLRTAEPGTPIPALGASPPYIVLPFRFDNRMSGNTYGVEIASTWQPLSVWRLHLNYSYLKIELHPDRTSVEPIADERRSPRHQVQVRSLLDLPWHLQLDAAAFFVDRLPNLVPSVPSYVRLDLRLGWRPTPAFDLSLVGQNLLDNRHPEWGSIFGVPVKPLEVQRSAYVQASWRF
- a CDS encoding 7-cyano-7-deazaguanine reductase, which encodes MPTQPSKALETFPNPEPGRDYEIQMTCPEFTCLCPKTGQPDFATLTLSYVPDRLCIELKSLKLYLWSFRNEGHFHEAVTNRIMDDLVKACRPRFMKLVADFYVRGGIHTMITVTHQNETRR
- a CDS encoding transporter, with amino-acid sequence MSLIDICVRRPVFATMLIVSLVVMGLASFRELGLDVFPKVDMPTITITTRLEGASPEEIESNITKRIEEAVNTINGIDELRSTTIEGQSQIFVTFVLERKIDEAANDVREKVGTVVSLFPQGTEAPAIEKFDPDSSPIMAIVVSGKRSAREITELADKRIKRQLESVKDIGAVTLVGDRKREIQVVADPNRLEAYNLSIQQIKAAVQRQNVEVPGGNITWQTREQGLRTLGRIERPADFSDLIVADYKGAPVRIQDIGAALDGEEEPRTLSRLDGQNAVSLLIQKQSGTNTVAVVERVKAKLHEITQTLPPDVTFQVVRDTSRFIKRSIAEVEEHLLLGGLLASLIVAFFIGRLARREQAALGGLLAVLAAAFFYGDPDLLLTVVVGSIAVTLVLFVFVPRLRPAFIAAISIPASIIATFTIMRIAGFTLNNLTMLGLSLSTGIVIDDAIIVLENIFRHMEEERRPPMEAAVTGAKEIVLAVMATTLSLVVIFLPVAFMGGLVGRFWNSFGLTATFAILVSLLVAFTLTPMLSARMLQSAVSVIEPPEETGDSRTGHPQRDQGSKVTHLYAVLERYYDWLLVWCLNHRAAVLLLAGALLFSTVLIGRQMKPDFVVDDDMSEFEVTVETPPGSSLDRSDAILRRLEADLGTIPEVEHLFTTIGVRGKDRANITDASIYVGITHLRQRTRSQQTIMQEVRRMFASYPDLRISVQQINLISGGGFKQTPFNLVLRGPDLQQLDHYAQLLIKRLTAIPGFVDVDTGQAQRRPEVQVRIDRQKASDLGIRAEDIALTLRTMVGGEKVGFYREGGEQYDVRLRLKDDYRKDASVISDLTVPTAAGRLVKLNNIVTLNAGRAPAQIDRYAQERQITVQANLYQMALGEATSQADAAVNAIGMPAGYSTAYLGRGKLMAEAFYNFAIAFVLSIVFIYMVLAAQFESFIHPITIMVSMFLSIPFGLVSLLAAGQTLNIYAVMGLFLLMGVVKKNAILQVDFTNVLRGRGMPRYEAQLEADRARFRPILMTTLAIIAGMLPVALGKGDGAATRASLATAVVGGQTLCLVITLLVTPVIYSYFDDLRGLRAISRLYEFRLWAWRRPKPAPGFSKVGNGRTPSEDR
- a CDS encoding Macrolide-specific efflux protein macA, whose translation is MKRCVLSRLSGISLLLLLALLGCSREQAANSAPTAKDQSIAITVSPVEARDLQRRVEAVGTLEADEEVVVYAQVSGYLGKIMVDLGDRVKVGQPLLQINQADFQLQVQKAEAILQQTRTRLGALNGGEILSDDRQSMVRQAKANYDDAALWYERMQGLYKEGAVSRNDVDTAMAKRDALKAALDNALDQVRALRDQLREQAAALELARRNLQYTVILAPIDGSIKQRDVSVGQYIAGGSMQNTKLLTLIRDNPLKLKASVPERFQGQIRAGQEVKVQVEAYPGREFRGSVQRVGPAVFTDTRTFPIEARVPNREGLLKPGSFGKARLQIRVDHGVPFVPEEAVYYFVGITKAFVVKDGIVEERQITVGERQDGLVEIVEGLKPGEQVATSRLSQLSNGAPVQVNATPDDSPPNP
- the acrR gene encoding HTH-type transcriptional regulator AcrR, with the protein product MKARLSAEERRRQIVEAAVDLFSRKGFRGTRTREIAAAAGISEAMVFRHFATKRELYFAIIETKSATEELLASAAIVARTRDDAGVLRAVGLKMIEQTESDPSLMRLLLFSALEGHELSDIFFESRVKRLHEFLGNYIRKGIKEGRFRSMNPLVAARGFIGMIVHYLLIHELFGVKRPARSSPEEVVEQFVSIFLKGIER
- a CDS encoding translation elongation factor-like protein — its product is MAEVRIGYVKDYFAKVGVAAIEITEGQLTVGDTIHIKGHTTELTQRVDSIQLEHQSLQRAESGQLIGIKVRERVRQHDQVLKVTE